A single Neoarius graeffei isolate fNeoGra1 chromosome 23, fNeoGra1.pri, whole genome shotgun sequence DNA region contains:
- the LOC132871234 gene encoding leucine-rich repeat-containing protein 30 — protein MFLQRQKIAQQQCHQDVGPRVREPWPSKNIRSNDVKHQKRCQGSCKENLSSAERLRKHATMHFGYSTLSLSMKGLDEAPADLWELHELGKLNLSLNYLYYLPSGLGNLKNLVVLNIWGNELEKLPPEIGLLQNLKVLFAYCNHLSEVPEELGCCANLEVLSLANNQLTGLPGSLVSIHKLAKLNLSHNRISHVPTCIYAMKELVFLHMAYNVLENIANAIQELANLKILILEGNHIHTLPQTLCHLTDLELLNVDFNYLQSIPVEMYMLKNLKRLACHPLDKGLHIVHNPLMKPLQEVLQGGLNALYSYLKCA, from the coding sequence ATGTTTCTTCAAAGGCAAAAGATAGCTCAGCAGCAATGCCATCAAGATGTTGGTCCAAGGGTCCGGGAACCATGGCCCTCTAAAAACATCAGATCCAATGATGTAAAACACCAGAAGAGATGCCAAGGCAGCTGTAAAGAGAACTTGTCTTCTGCAGAGCGTCTCCGCAAACATGCCACCATGCACTTTGGCTACAGCACCCTCAGCCTGTCCATGAAGGGCCTGGATGAGGCACCAGCTGACCTGTGGGAGCTCCATGAGCTGGGGAAACTCAACTTGTCCCTTAACTATCTATACTATCTACCTTCTGGTCTGGGAAATCTGAAGAACCTTGTGGTGCTCAACATATGGGGGAATGAGTTGGAAAAACTTCCCCCTGAGATTGGGCTCCTCCAGAACTTAAAGGTACTGTTTGCCTATTGCAACCACCTCAGTGAGGTGCCTGAGGAGCTGGGCTGCTGTGCCAACCTTGAGGTTCTCAGCCTTGCCAACAACCAGTTGACAGGGCTCCCAGGGAGCCTGGTCTCCATACACAAGCTGGCCAAGCTAAACCTGAGCCACAACCGCATATCACATGTCCCTACTTGCATCTATGCCATGAAGGAGCTTGTGTTCCTGCATATGGCCTACAATGTCTTGGAGAACATTGCCAATGCAATCCAGGAACTAGCCAACCTCAAGATTCTAATACTGGAAGGGAACCACATCCACACACTACCCCAGACTCTGTGCCATTTGACTGACCTGGAGCTCCTCAACGTGGATTTCAATTACCTGCAGAGCATCCCAGTAGAAATGTACATGCTCAAGAACCTCAAAAGGCTGGCATGTCATCCACTTGATAAGGGGCTACATATAGTTCATAATCCACTCATGAAACCTCTACAAGAAGTGCTACAGGGAGGGCTGAATGCTTTGTATAGCTACCTCAAATGTGCCTGA